The Bacteroidota bacterium genome includes a region encoding these proteins:
- a CDS encoding U32 family peptidase, protein MKAIELLAPAKNQETGKVAINYGADAVYIGADRFGARAAAANSVADIETLIEYAHKYKAKVFVTLNTILYDHELEEAEKLIHQIYNAGADALIIQDMGILQMKLPPIPLHASTQTNNYDPERIRFFDELGFERIVLARELSLNEIRNIRSQTKTELEFFVHGSLCVSLSGQCYFSQAVTGRSANRGMCAQMCRHPYNLIDGEGNKIILNSHLLSLKDLNLSNHLKELIDAGITSLKIEGRLKDSNYVKNVVSYYRRKLDEIFALGSDYKKPSSGKTQINFEPDPEKSFSRGSTNYFLSGHGKNLINKYSPKSMGKRLGIVDMVGSDFITITTNEILHNGDGLCFIKNNELIGIRVEKVLDHKIYVNNKSNLIHGTELYRNYDHEFNKTLDADKSIRKISATINLAEKESKLQFELIDEDQISSVYILDSLPELAKDSEQATKNIIAQLSKSGSSMFDIKEVKINYETAYFFRISELNEIRRTLFEKHEKLRILTFARKDSKVESKNPKLPHTEVGFSENISNKKAIRFYKEHGVEKLEEALEISTVKEAQLLMTTRYCIKHELGFCEKFQHAKNTPPEPLYLEDQNRKYLLKFDCKHCLMQIRLDNKQMKDSKY, encoded by the coding sequence ATGAAGGCAATTGAACTTTTAGCACCCGCAAAAAATCAGGAAACAGGCAAGGTTGCCATAAACTATGGCGCTGATGCCGTTTATATTGGAGCTGATCGATTTGGGGCCAGGGCAGCTGCCGCTAATTCGGTGGCAGATATTGAAACGCTGATTGAATATGCCCATAAATACAAAGCAAAGGTTTTTGTCACGCTGAATACCATTTTGTACGATCATGAATTGGAAGAAGCCGAAAAGCTGATCCATCAGATTTATAATGCAGGTGCTGATGCACTGATCATTCAGGACATGGGGATTTTGCAGATGAAGCTCCCTCCCATCCCACTCCATGCCAGTACGCAAACCAATAATTATGATCCCGAACGGATCCGCTTTTTTGACGAACTAGGGTTCGAACGCATTGTGCTTGCACGTGAACTCTCGCTCAACGAAATCCGGAATATCAGAAGCCAAACAAAAACTGAACTGGAGTTTTTCGTTCACGGTTCCTTATGCGTAAGTTTGAGCGGACAATGCTATTTCAGTCAGGCTGTTACAGGGCGAAGTGCAAACAGGGGCATGTGCGCCCAAATGTGCCGTCACCCCTATAACCTGATTGATGGAGAAGGCAATAAAATTATATTGAACAGCCATTTGCTTTCTCTTAAGGACCTGAATCTAAGTAATCATTTGAAAGAATTGATTGATGCAGGAATTACAAGTTTGAAAATTGAAGGAAGGTTAAAAGACAGCAATTATGTAAAGAATGTGGTCAGCTATTACCGAAGAAAACTGGATGAAATTTTTGCATTGGGATCCGATTATAAAAAACCCTCATCCGGAAAAACTCAAATCAATTTTGAACCTGATCCGGAAAAGAGCTTCAGCAGGGGAAGTACAAATTATTTTTTATCAGGGCACGGGAAAAATCTGATCAACAAATATTCGCCTAAATCGATGGGCAAAAGACTTGGGATCGTAGATATGGTGGGTTCGGATTTTATTACCATAACCACGAATGAAATATTGCACAATGGAGATGGGCTTTGTTTTATTAAAAACAATGAATTGATTGGGATCAGGGTTGAGAAAGTACTGGATCATAAAATATATGTCAACAACAAATCAAATCTTATTCATGGGACCGAGCTTTATCGTAACTACGATCATGAATTCAATAAAACACTTGATGCTGATAAATCCATACGCAAAATTTCCGCAACTATTAATTTGGCAGAGAAAGAATCCAAACTTCAATTTGAGCTTATCGACGAGGATCAAATCAGCTCTGTTTATATCCTTGATTCTTTACCCGAACTAGCAAAAGATTCGGAACAGGCAACAAAAAATATTATTGCTCAGCTTTCTAAATCAGGAAGTTCAATGTTCGATATAAAAGAGGTGAAAATTAATTACGAAACTGCCTATTTCTTTCGTATTTCCGAATTGAATGAAATTCGCAGAACCCTTTTTGAGAAACACGAAAAGCTTCGCATTTTAACTTTTGCCCGAAAAGATTCGAAGGTAGAAAGTAAGAATCCAAAATTACCTCACACTGAGGTTGGGTTTTCTGAAAATATCTCGAACAAGAAAGCAATCCGGTTTTACAAAGAGCATGGGGTAGAAAAACTTGAGGAAGCATTGGAAATCAGCACAGTGAAAGAAGCTCAACTGCTGATGACCACTCGTTACTGCATCAAACATGAATTGGGATTTTGTGAAAAATTTCAGCATGCGAAAAATACCCCGCCTGAACCACTTTATCTGGAGGATCAGAACCGGAAATACTTGTTAAAGTTTGACTGCAAACATTGTTTGATGCAAATAAGACTTGACAATAAGCAAATGAAGGATAGCAAATACTAA
- a CDS encoding RluA family pseudouridine synthase — MQEITPSFKGPSKKHQPKGLTILYEDMDILVVNKEYGLLTISTDREKEKTAYFLLNDYVRKGNPKSKNRVFIVHRLDKDTSGILVFAKNENAKRFLQENWNSFSKKYFAVVHGPIQEKEGMITSYLLENAAHRVYSVNDPEKGKLSQTGYKVIKASGKYSLLEIALLTGRKNQIRVHFSEKGHPVLGDKIYGIPEKGIKRLALHAASLNILHPYTKKEMSFETEIPAYFKTLVVTNQCQE, encoded by the coding sequence ATGCAAGAAATAACCCCATCTTTTAAGGGCCCTTCCAAAAAACACCAACCCAAGGGGCTCACCATTCTATATGAAGATATGGATATTTTGGTCGTTAATAAAGAGTATGGCCTCTTAACCATTAGTACCGACAGGGAAAAAGAAAAAACAGCTTACTTTTTGTTGAATGATTATGTAAGGAAAGGAAATCCAAAATCAAAAAACCGTGTATTCATCGTGCATCGCCTCGACAAAGACACTTCAGGAATCCTGGTTTTTGCTAAAAACGAAAATGCTAAACGTTTTTTACAGGAAAATTGGAACAGCTTTAGTAAAAAATATTTTGCGGTTGTTCATGGCCCGATTCAGGAAAAAGAAGGCATGATCACCTCCTATTTACTCGAAAATGCTGCACACAGGGTTTATTCGGTAAATGATCCTGAAAAAGGGAAATTATCGCAAACAGGATATAAGGTAATTAAAGCGTCAGGGAAATACAGTTTGCTTGAAATCGCCTTGTTGACGGGCCGAAAAAATCAAATTCGTGTACATTTTTCAGAAAAGGGACATCCTGTATTAGGCGACAAAATTTATGGGATCCCCGAAAAAGGGATCAAACGACTGGCCTTGCATGCCGCTTCGCTGAATATCTTGCATCCCTATACAAAAAAGGAAATGAGTTTTGAAACCGAAATCCCGGCTTATTTTAAAACGCTGGTTGTAACTAATCAGTGTCAAGAATGA
- a CDS encoding PAS domain S-box protein, giving the protein MRKSIVTNNHEKKSKKKGSIFMIELYASETRYRRLFESAKDGILILDAKTGKIVDVNPFLIDLLGYSKKEFIEKSIWEIGAFQDIIENIDKFQELKQKEYVRYEDLPLEASDGRKIHVEFVSNVYLVNNTKVIQCNIRDITERKETEAVLEKTRKELAKIKTSADELNEFTENIIDTVREPLLAIDKDLRVIKASSSFYKFFKVSAEETIGKLIYELGNHQWDIPKLKELLEEIIPEKNFFDNYEVEHTFSAIGKRVMLLNARQVKRAYGKEKIILLAIEDITERKAKEDTLQETQRETSGSLNILLELMHAPIIIWDTSMIIKRFNHKFELLSGYDSTEVIGRRIDFLFPKEKIAATLELLKNHLDDEQDIDEIDILTKDNHIKTVLWNSSRILDEEGKNIIATISQDITNRRQSELALRKSESHLRTLVNTIPDLIWLKDTNGVFLSCNPMFERFFGAIEADIIGKTDYDFVDRELADFFRENDQKAIEAGKPTSNEEWVTFANNGHRAFLDTIKTPLYDSDGTVLGILGIGRDITERKQAEEKLKNSEERFKILFDYAPDAYYLTDLKGTFIDGNIAAVKMLGYSKIELIGKSFFKLKLISPIQLSKASVLLGKNLLGKATGPDEFVINNKNGSEITVEISTYPIKIQDQSIVLGIARDISGQKQAEKEIAMLAHSLKSINECVSITDLEDKIIFVNQAFLDNYGYKLKELIGKPISLVHSTKNEQNQVSEILPATIRGEWHGELFNKRKNGSEFPVYLSTTVVKDKDNKILGLIGVATDITERKNSENKLKESEEKFKTITENSADAIFITDKEGKYIYVNKQAVDLLGYSKEELLKFTIADITPKNRMEEYFQIFQQLFITGSSYSEIELVKKDGSYVDTDLNTVQLPNGWIYGSCRDISERKKLENELIKAKERAEESDRLKTAFLNNVSHEIRTPLNAIMGFSGFLNDPDLKPKKRQEFTDIILQSSDQLLAIIDDIIRISSIEAGQEKIQKNEININLVCDLIKEQFSSKASEKNVRLSLKSRLTDDQAIIITDATKLTQILTNLISNALKFTQHGYINYGYKVKDSQLEFYVEDSGIGIHLDMQKIIFDRFRQVETTATRNFGGSGLGLSISKAYVEMLGGKMWLTSELGKGSVFYFTIPYKNTNPKKLPEIPSIKGLNFGFNTTKTLLIAEDQDSNFMVLEEMLSHSGINIIRAENGLEAVKLCKFNPHIDLVLMDLKMPEMDGYEATKQIREFKPELPIIAQTAYITEADRIKALACGCSDHISKPINKQLLLFKINEQLHK; this is encoded by the coding sequence ATGAGAAAGTCAATAGTTACAAATAATCATGAGAAAAAATCCAAAAAAAAGGGATCAATATTTATGATAGAATTATATGCTTCCGAAACCCGCTACCGTCGGCTGTTTGAATCGGCGAAAGACGGGATTCTGATTCTTGATGCTAAAACCGGGAAGATTGTTGACGTTAACCCGTTTTTAATTGATTTGCTGGGCTATTCAAAAAAAGAATTTATTGAAAAATCAATCTGGGAAATTGGTGCTTTTCAGGATATTATTGAAAATATAGATAAATTCCAGGAATTGAAACAAAAAGAATATGTTCGCTATGAAGATTTACCATTGGAAGCATCGGATGGACGTAAAATCCATGTTGAATTTGTCAGCAATGTTTATTTAGTAAACAATACTAAGGTCATTCAATGCAATATACGCGATATCACTGAAAGAAAAGAAACGGAAGCTGTTCTCGAAAAAACCAGAAAAGAACTCGCGAAGATTAAAACATCCGCAGATGAATTAAATGAATTCACTGAGAATATAATCGACACGGTACGTGAACCATTACTTGCAATTGACAAAGATTTAAGGGTAATAAAAGCCAGCAGTTCATTTTATAAATTTTTCAAAGTAAGCGCTGAAGAAACAATTGGTAAGCTTATCTATGAATTAGGGAATCACCAATGGGATATTCCAAAACTGAAAGAATTGCTGGAAGAAATCATTCCTGAAAAAAATTTTTTTGATAATTACGAGGTTGAACACACCTTTTCTGCCATCGGTAAAAGAGTAATGCTTTTAAATGCACGTCAGGTAAAAAGGGCATATGGAAAAGAAAAGATTATTCTTCTTGCCATTGAGGACATTACTGAACGAAAAGCCAAAGAAGATACCTTACAAGAAACACAAAGGGAAACAAGTGGTTCTTTAAACATTCTTTTGGAGCTTATGCATGCACCAATTATTATATGGGACACTTCCATGATAATAAAACGTTTCAACCACAAATTTGAATTACTGAGCGGTTATGATTCAACTGAAGTTATCGGTAGAAGAATTGATTTTCTTTTTCCAAAAGAAAAAATTGCTGCAACACTTGAATTGCTAAAAAATCATCTTGACGATGAACAAGATATTGATGAAATAGACATTTTAACAAAAGACAATCATATCAAAACAGTTTTGTGGAATTCGTCGCGTATTCTGGATGAGGAAGGAAAAAATATTATTGCAACAATTTCACAGGATATAACAAATCGAAGGCAATCGGAGTTGGCACTGCGAAAGAGTGAATCTCACCTCCGCACACTTGTGAATACTATCCCCGATTTAATCTGGCTAAAAGATACGAATGGAGTGTTCCTCTCGTGCAATCCGATGTTCGAACGTTTTTTTGGAGCAATTGAAGCTGACATCATTGGTAAAACCGATTATGATTTTGTTGACCGGGAATTGGCCGACTTTTTTCGCGAAAATGACCAAAAAGCTATAGAGGCAGGTAAACCGACCAGCAACGAAGAGTGGGTTACCTTTGCTAACAATGGACATCGCGCCTTTCTGGATACCATCAAAACCCCTTTATACGATTCAGACGGAACAGTTCTAGGTATTCTGGGAATTGGGCGAGACATTACCGAACGGAAGCAGGCAGAGGAGAAATTGAAAAATTCTGAAGAAAGATTTAAGATTTTATTTGATTACGCACCGGATGCTTATTATCTGACTGACCTGAAAGGTACATTTATCGACGGCAATATTGCAGCAGTTAAAATGCTGGGCTATAGTAAAATTGAGCTGATTGGGAAAAGTTTTTTTAAGTTAAAACTCATTTCTCCGATTCAACTCTCAAAAGCATCTGTGCTACTTGGTAAAAATTTATTGGGCAAGGCTACCGGTCCCGATGAATTTGTAATAAATAATAAAAATGGTTCAGAAATAACGGTTGAAATCAGCACGTACCCAATAAAAATACAGGATCAAAGTATCGTATTGGGTATAGCAAGAGACATCTCTGGGCAAAAACAGGCAGAAAAAGAAATCGCAATGCTTGCTCATTCGTTGAAGAGTATAAATGAATGTGTAAGCATTACCGATCTGGAGGATAAAATCATTTTCGTGAACCAAGCGTTTTTAGATAATTATGGCTATAAGCTTAAAGAGTTGATTGGGAAACCAATTAGTTTGGTGCATTCTACTAAAAATGAGCAGAACCAGGTTAGTGAAATTCTACCCGCCACAATTAGAGGTGAATGGCATGGTGAGCTATTTAACAAAAGAAAAAATGGGAGCGAATTCCCTGTTTACCTTTCAACAACCGTTGTAAAGGACAAAGACAATAAAATATTAGGACTTATTGGTGTTGCAACCGATATAACCGAACGAAAAAATTCTGAAAATAAACTTAAAGAAAGCGAAGAAAAATTCAAGACAATTACCGAGAACTCCGCTGATGCAATTTTCATTACCGATAAAGAAGGCAAATACATATACGTCAACAAACAGGCTGTTGATTTATTGGGTTATTCAAAGGAAGAATTACTGAAGTTTACAATTGCCGATATAACACCCAAAAACAGAATGGAAGAGTATTTTCAAATCTTTCAGCAATTGTTTATAACCGGCAGTTCCTATTCCGAGATAGAACTTGTGAAGAAAGACGGGAGCTATGTAGACACAGACCTGAATACCGTTCAGCTTCCCAATGGATGGATTTACGGCAGTTGCCGCGATATTTCAGAACGAAAAAAATTAGAAAACGAATTGATCAAAGCCAAGGAAAGAGCCGAGGAAAGCGACCGCCTAAAAACCGCTTTCCTGAATAATGTTTCGCACGAAATCAGAACTCCCTTGAATGCCATAATGGGCTTTTCAGGATTTCTTAACGACCCTGACTTGAAACCAAAAAAACGCCAGGAATTTACCGATATCATCCTTCAAAGCAGCGATCAGTTGCTTGCCATTATTGATGATATAATTCGAATTTCCTCTATTGAGGCCGGGCAGGAAAAAATTCAGAAAAATGAAATTAACATTAATTTAGTATGTGACCTTATAAAAGAGCAATTCTCCTCAAAAGCCAGTGAAAAGAATGTTAGGCTTAGTTTGAAATCCAGATTAACCGATGATCAGGCAATTATTATTACCGATGCAACCAAACTAACGCAAATACTCACCAATCTTATAAGCAATGCCCTTAAATTTACCCAACATGGTTATATCAACTACGGCTATAAGGTAAAAGACAGCCAATTGGAATTTTATGTGGAAGATTCAGGTATAGGTATTCATTTGGATATGCAAAAAATAATATTTGATCGATTTCGTCAGGTTGAAACCACCGCTACACGAAATTTTGGCGGTTCTGGATTGGGTCTGTCTATCTCAAAAGCCTATGTTGAAATGCTTGGCGGTAAAATGTGGTTAACTTCCGAATTGGGTAAAGGTTCAGTATTCTATTTTACCATTCCATACAAAAATACAAATCCGAAAAAATTACCTGAAATACCCTCCATCAAGGGATTGAATTTTGGATTTAATACCACTAAAACATTATTGATCGCTGAAGATCAGGACTCTAATTTTATGGTTTTGGAAGAAATGTTGTCGCATTCTGGAATAAACATTATCAGGGCTGAAAATGGCCTTGAAGCTGTTAAGTTATGTAAATTTAACCCGCATATTGATTTGGTGTTGATGGATCTTAAAATGCCTGAGATGGATGGTTACGAAGCCACAAAACAGATAAGAGAATTTAAGCCTGAATTACCCATAATTGCCCAAACAGCATACATTACCGAAGCTGACAGAATTAAAGCCTTAGCTTGTGGTTGTTCCGATCATATAAGCAAACCGATTAACAAACAATTGTTGCTATTTAAAATTAATGAACAACTTCATAAATAG
- a CDS encoding alpha/beta hydrolase yields MEKLTENLISGKARAEYIEVKPNVRLHITDAGEGRPIVLIHGWPLSDEMYEYQYNTLIKNNFRAIGITLRGFGKSDKPYGEYGYDVHASDIKEVLCKLDVKNAVLVGFSMGGAIAIRYASVDDGAHVSRLVLAGAAAPIWTQRNDFKFNLPKSAVDELIALNDKDRPQLLANFGKIFSATETSLNEGIRSWLNNINLSASSYATAQCLIALRDTDLRNDMKKINIPTLIMHGKKDKICSFDLAEQMKAGIKNSHIVAFEKSGHSMFLEETDKFNSELIKFAKK; encoded by the coding sequence ATGGAAAAATTAACTGAAAATTTAATTTCCGGTAAGGCCAGAGCAGAATACATTGAAGTTAAACCTAATGTTCGCCTTCATATTACAGATGCAGGTGAAGGCAGACCAATTGTTTTGATACACGGTTGGCCCTTAAGTGACGAAATGTATGAATACCAATACAATACTTTGATAAAAAATAACTTCAGGGCGATAGGTATTACCTTACGGGGTTTCGGCAAATCAGATAAACCCTACGGAGAATATGGTTACGACGTACATGCTTCGGATATTAAAGAGGTTTTATGTAAACTGGATGTAAAAAACGCTGTTTTGGTAGGTTTTTCGATGGGTGGTGCTATTGCGATCCGGTATGCTTCAGTGGACGATGGAGCTCATGTTTCCAGGTTGGTATTGGCGGGAGCAGCAGCCCCGATTTGGACACAACGCAACGATTTCAAATTCAACCTCCCTAAAAGTGCAGTTGATGAATTAATTGCATTGAACGATAAGGACAGGCCACAGTTATTGGCCAATTTTGGTAAGATTTTCTCTGCAACCGAAACTTCATTAAATGAAGGAATACGTAGTTGGTTAAATAACATTAATCTCAGTGCATCTTCTTATGCAACTGCCCAATGTTTAATTGCTTTACGTGATACCGACCTACGAAATGATATGAAGAAAATTAACATTCCAACTTTGATCATGCATGGCAAAAAAGATAAAATATGTTCTTTTGATTTAGCTGAACAGATGAAAGCCGGTATCAAAAATTCACACATTGTTGCCTTTGAAAAAAGCGGTCACAGCATGTTTTTGGAGGAAACCGACAAGTTTAATTCAGAGTTGATAAAATTTGCCAAAAAATAA
- a CDS encoding catalase, with protein MEKKKLSTASGRPYTEFDNSQSVGNRGPILLQDYFLHEDMAHFNRERIPERVVHAKGTGAFGTFIVTHDITRYTKAKIFSKIGKQTKLFVRFSIVGGEKGGADSERDPRGFAVKFYTEDGNWDLAGNNTPVFFIKDPKKFSHFIHTQKRDPKTNCKSPTMMWDYFSLNPESLHQVIILMSDRGTPFSYRHMHGFGSHTFSLFNKNNERIWVKFHFVTLQGVKNFTAKEADEMKGIDLDQAQRDMVEAIAKNDFPKWALKIQVMTDEQAKTFKWNPFDITKVWFHKEFPLIDVGIMELNKIPENYFRDVEQAAFDPAHVVDGIGYSPDKLLQGRLLSYPDAQRYRLGVNYEQIPVNQCPYGHSNYQRDGLMQVGDNGGANPNYRPNSFDDIVVDESYKEPPMQMESTVADWFDRNENDDDHFTQPGLLYSKVMCEKNKENLVGNIVGSMKGISGKKKDEIINRQLSHFFRADRQLGMAVAKGLGVTIDDKKLNHLK; from the coding sequence ATGGAAAAGAAAAAATTATCAACAGCAAGCGGCAGGCCTTACACTGAGTTTGATAATTCGCAGTCTGTTGGCAACCGCGGACCCATTTTGTTACAGGATTATTTTCTTCACGAAGATATGGCGCATTTCAATCGGGAACGTATTCCTGAAAGAGTAGTTCACGCAAAAGGGACAGGTGCATTCGGCACCTTTATCGTAACCCATGACATCACCCGATACACTAAGGCGAAAATATTTTCAAAAATAGGCAAGCAAACAAAATTATTTGTCCGCTTTTCAATTGTTGGTGGTGAAAAAGGTGGTGCTGACAGTGAACGTGACCCTCGTGGTTTTGCGGTGAAGTTTTATACCGAAGACGGCAACTGGGATTTAGCGGGCAATAATACACCGGTATTTTTTATAAAGGACCCGAAAAAATTCTCTCACTTCATACACACGCAAAAGCGGGATCCCAAGACAAATTGTAAGAGCCCTACCATGATGTGGGATTATTTTAGTTTGAATCCCGAAAGTTTGCATCAGGTAATCATCCTGATGAGCGACAGAGGAACTCCGTTTTCCTATCGGCACATGCATGGTTTTGGTAGCCATACCTTTTCTCTTTTCAACAAAAACAATGAGCGGATTTGGGTAAAATTTCATTTTGTAACCTTACAGGGGGTGAAAAATTTCACTGCAAAAGAAGCCGATGAAATGAAAGGAATTGACCTTGATCAGGCACAACGGGATATGGTGGAAGCCATTGCCAAAAATGATTTTCCGAAATGGGCATTAAAAATTCAGGTAATGACCGACGAACAGGCTAAAACGTTTAAATGGAATCCGTTTGATATCACAAAAGTATGGTTCCACAAAGAATTTCCATTGATTGACGTGGGTATCATGGAATTGAATAAAATTCCGGAAAATTATTTTCGTGATGTAGAACAAGCTGCATTTGACCCGGCCCATGTTGTTGACGGCATTGGTTATTCACCCGATAAACTGCTGCAAGGACGATTGCTTTCTTATCCCGATGCACAGCGTTATCGCTTAGGGGTGAACTATGAGCAGATTCCTGTAAACCAATGTCCTTACGGACATTCAAATTACCAACGTGACGGACTTATGCAGGTTGGAGATAATGGAGGTGCCAATCCGAATTATCGCCCCAATAGTTTTGATGATATTGTTGTTGACGAAAGTTATAAAGAACCGCCTATGCAGATGGAATCGACTGTTGCCGATTGGTTTGACCGTAACGAAAACGATGATGATCATTTCACACAGCCGGGCTTGTTGTACAGCAAGGTTATGTGCGAAAAGAACAAGGAAAATCTTGTCGGCAATATTGTAGGTTCAATGAAAGGCATTTCCGGAAAAAAGAAAGATGAAATTATCAACAGACAACTGTCTCATTTCTTTCGTGCCGATCGTCAGTTAGGAATGGCCGTAGCAAAAGGATTGGGAGTTACTATTGACGATAAGAAATTGAATCATTTAAAGTAA